One genomic region from Flagellimonas oceani encodes:
- a CDS encoding SulP family inorganic anion transporter, whose amino-acid sequence MFKHIKNDLPASIVVFFVALPLCLGIALASGAPLFSGLIAGIVGGIVVGALSGSQIGVSGPAAGLAAIVLTAIGTLGGYQNFLVAVVLGGIIQLIFGFLKAGIIAYYFPSSVIKGMLTGIGIIIILKQIPHFFGYDADPEGDWAFFQVDGENTFSEIINSINHISPGATLIAVIGLAILILWSTILTKKSKIFELVQGPVVAVVVGIVYFTLTQGDATWGISAEHLVKVPVPDGFESFLGFFSFPNFSAISNMEVWVTAFTIALVASLETLLCVEATDKLDPEKRTTPTNRELMAQGVGNTLSGLIGGLPVTQVIVRSSANIQSGGKTKASAIIHGFFLLGSVILIPTLLNMIPLSVLAAILFVVGYKLAKPSLFKTMYQAGWKQFVPFVVTVVGIVFTDLLVGISLGLGVGIVVVLIKSYQNSHFLHIEDKGNGSHKIKMTLAEEVTFFNKGAILKELDSIPENSYLTLDVRKTRYLDNDIVEILEDFSSKARNRNIDIKIISERGEVENPDSYIEFFNLRPKKTA is encoded by the coding sequence ATGTTCAAGCATATTAAAAACGATTTACCTGCCAGTATTGTGGTCTTTTTTGTGGCACTGCCCCTATGTTTGGGTATTGCATTGGCCAGTGGCGCACCTTTATTTTCGGGACTGATCGCAGGTATTGTCGGCGGAATCGTCGTAGGGGCGCTCAGTGGATCCCAAATCGGGGTCAGTGGCCCCGCCGCTGGACTCGCGGCTATTGTGCTCACCGCCATTGGCACGCTCGGAGGTTATCAAAACTTTCTGGTCGCCGTTGTGTTGGGAGGTATCATCCAGCTGATATTCGGCTTTTTAAAAGCAGGGATCATTGCCTATTACTTTCCATCGTCCGTGATCAAGGGAATGCTTACCGGTATCGGTATCATCATCATTCTAAAACAAATCCCCCACTTTTTTGGGTACGACGCAGACCCGGAAGGCGATTGGGCCTTTTTTCAGGTGGACGGTGAAAATACCTTCAGTGAAATCATCAACTCCATAAACCATATAAGTCCCGGCGCAACTTTAATCGCCGTAATCGGCCTCGCCATCCTTATTCTATGGAGTACCATACTTACAAAAAAATCAAAAATATTCGAACTTGTTCAGGGGCCCGTTGTGGCGGTAGTGGTAGGAATCGTTTATTTTACCCTTACCCAAGGTGATGCCACTTGGGGCATATCGGCCGAACATTTGGTAAAGGTTCCTGTACCCGATGGTTTTGAATCGTTCTTGGGCTTTTTCAGTTTCCCCAACTTCTCGGCAATTTCCAACATGGAGGTATGGGTAACGGCCTTTACCATAGCATTGGTTGCCAGTTTGGAGACCTTGTTGTGCGTGGAGGCAACGGACAAATTGGACCCTGAGAAAAGAACCACGCCCACCAACCGGGAACTAATGGCCCAAGGAGTCGGCAACACCTTGTCCGGATTGATAGGAGGGCTACCCGTTACCCAGGTAATCGTTCGTAGTTCGGCCAACATACAATCCGGAGGAAAAACGAAAGCTTCGGCCATTATACACGGTTTCTTCCTTTTGGGCTCCGTAATATTGATTCCGACCCTGTTAAATATGATTCCATTGTCCGTATTGGCCGCAATTTTATTTGTAGTGGGATACAAGCTTGCCAAACCGAGCCTTTTCAAGACCATGTACCAAGCCGGGTGGAAACAGTTCGTCCCCTTTGTGGTGACCGTGGTGGGCATTGTGTTTACCGACCTATTGGTAGGAATAAGCTTGGGACTTGGCGTAGGCATTGTTGTAGTTTTGATAAAGAGCTACCAAAATTCCCACTTTTTGCATATCGAGGACAAGGGCAACGGATCACACAAAATAAAAATGACCTTGGCGGAAGAAGTGACCTTTTTTAACAAAGGTGCCATTTTAAAGGAACTGGACAGTATTCCGGAAAATTCTTATCTAACTTTGGATGTTAGAAAAACCCGTTATCTTGATAATGATATCGTGGAAATTCTTGAGGATTTTTCGAGCAAGGCCAGAAACAGGAATATCGACATTAAAATAATTTCGGAAAGAGGTGAAGTCGAAAACCCTGATAGTTACATAGAGTTTTTTAATCTTAGACCTAAAAAAACAGCATAA
- a CDS encoding efflux RND transporter permease subunit — MFQKFIDRPVLSTVISVIILILGVLGLSTLPVEQYPEIAPPTVQVNANYTGANAETVLNSVVIPLEEQINGVEGMTYMTSSASNDGAANISVYFELGVDPDIAAVNVQNRVARANSLLPQEVINTGVTTQKAQNSALLFFSIFSENEDYDATFVENYAKINLVPRLQRIKGVGNVNVFGSKDYSMRIWISPDKMAAYNLVPADIQAALREQNTEAATGKIGENADGIFEYVMKYKGRLSEVKEYENIILKTTDDGGFLRLKDVAEIELGALSYVRKNSGMGNPGVAVGVYQTSGSNAKEIIDEIETILEDAKVDFPKGLDYVIPFNSKDFLDASIDHVVHTLIEAFILVFIVVFLFLQDFRSTLIPAIAVPVAIVGTFFFLQLFGYSINMLTLFAMILAIGIVVDDAIVVVEAVHAKLEEGADSAKTATKNAMSEISGAIISITLVMSAVFIPVSFIQGSSGVFYQQFGITLAVAILISAINALTLSPALAALFLKPHNHEKGKKSNFLNRFFNAFNAGFNAMTNKYTNTIGTLVKRTWITLLLLAGFSILAVFLFKSTPSGFVPDEDRGMIFANVSMPPGTTIEKTEETIMKLDSIYESMDVIDARMSVAGFSLLNRVSAGSYAFSIMKLKDWSERDADSLSVNATMQRLYATTAGFNDAEIIYFTPPSIQGFGTSSGFEVQLQSKTGEDWNSINDVKNQFLGALNARPEIQYAISQFDPGFPQYDLEIDLEKVKMAGLTATDIFNSLQGYFGGIYATDFNKFGKQYRVMIQAKPEDRANENSLNHIFVRNANGESVAVSQFVTLKKIYGPEVVQRFNLLSSVSITGVPNPGYSTGDAITAIEEVAAQVLPNSYTYDYSGLTREENNAGSQTILIFILSLVFVYFLLSAQYESYILPLSILLSLPFGIAGAILFINMAGLQNNIYFQIALIMLIGLLAKNAILIVEFALQRRRAGLSLFDAAADGARARLRPILMTSFAFIFGLLPLALSSGIGAIGNQSIGVSAVGGMLIGTILGVFVVPVLFVVFQALQERISGKPESIETNNA, encoded by the coding sequence ATGTTCCAAAAATTTATAGATCGACCTGTACTCTCCACAGTGATATCCGTTATCATTCTGATATTGGGTGTTCTTGGACTAAGTACGCTGCCCGTAGAGCAGTATCCCGAAATTGCTCCACCAACCGTTCAGGTAAATGCCAATTATACCGGTGCAAATGCCGAAACGGTACTCAATAGTGTTGTAATTCCGCTCGAAGAACAAATCAACGGCGTGGAGGGGATGACCTACATGACCTCATCCGCCAGTAACGACGGTGCTGCCAACATCAGTGTATATTTTGAACTTGGTGTCGACCCCGATATTGCAGCGGTAAACGTTCAAAACCGTGTGGCCAGGGCCAACAGTCTGTTGCCCCAAGAAGTCATAAATACCGGTGTAACCACACAAAAAGCTCAGAACAGTGCATTATTGTTCTTCTCCATTTTCTCGGAGAACGAGGATTATGATGCCACCTTTGTGGAAAACTACGCGAAAATCAACTTGGTTCCAAGATTACAACGGATCAAAGGTGTAGGTAACGTAAACGTGTTCGGGTCCAAGGACTATTCCATGCGAATTTGGATCTCTCCCGACAAAATGGCCGCATACAATCTGGTCCCAGCAGATATTCAAGCAGCGCTTAGAGAGCAAAACACCGAAGCTGCTACCGGTAAAATAGGTGAAAACGCCGATGGTATTTTTGAATATGTGATGAAATACAAAGGACGGCTATCGGAAGTCAAGGAGTATGAGAACATCATTCTAAAAACTACTGATGATGGAGGTTTTCTTCGTTTGAAAGATGTTGCAGAAATTGAACTGGGTGCCCTGAGCTACGTAAGAAAGAACTCTGGTATGGGCAATCCCGGAGTTGCCGTTGGGGTCTACCAAACCTCGGGTTCCAATGCAAAGGAAATTATTGATGAGATCGAAACCATTTTGGAAGATGCAAAAGTAGATTTCCCAAAAGGACTCGATTATGTAATTCCTTTTAACTCCAAGGATTTCCTGGATGCCTCCATTGATCATGTGGTACATACCCTGATTGAGGCTTTTATATTGGTATTTATTGTGGTGTTCCTGTTCCTTCAGGATTTTAGGTCCACATTGATTCCCGCCATCGCTGTTCCCGTGGCCATTGTAGGTACTTTTTTCTTCCTTCAATTGTTCGGGTATTCCATCAACATGTTAACACTTTTTGCCATGATCTTAGCAATCGGTATTGTGGTGGATGATGCCATTGTGGTGGTGGAGGCGGTTCACGCCAAGTTGGAAGAAGGCGCCGATTCTGCCAAGACCGCTACAAAAAATGCCATGAGCGAAATTTCCGGTGCCATTATTTCGATAACCTTGGTAATGTCCGCAGTATTTATTCCCGTATCCTTTATCCAAGGATCTTCGGGGGTGTTCTACCAGCAATTCGGTATTACCCTGGCCGTGGCCATTTTAATATCCGCCATAAACGCATTGACCCTGAGTCCGGCTTTGGCAGCGCTCTTTTTAAAACCACATAATCACGAAAAAGGTAAGAAATCCAATTTCTTGAACCGTTTCTTCAATGCCTTTAATGCTGGTTTTAACGCAATGACCAACAAATACACCAACACCATTGGTACCTTGGTGAAAAGAACATGGATAACACTGCTCCTTTTGGCAGGTTTTAGCATACTTGCGGTATTCTTGTTCAAGTCAACACCATCAGGGTTTGTACCCGATGAGGACCGTGGAATGATCTTTGCCAACGTGAGCATGCCCCCTGGTACGACCATTGAAAAAACCGAAGAAACCATTATGAAGTTGGATTCCATTTATGAATCCATGGATGTGATTGATGCACGGATGAGCGTAGCAGGTTTCAGTTTGTTGAACAGGGTAAGTGCCGGATCATATGCATTTTCCATTATGAAACTGAAAGATTGGAGCGAGAGGGATGCAGATTCACTTTCGGTAAACGCCACCATGCAACGTTTGTATGCCACTACCGCAGGTTTCAATGATGCTGAAATCATCTATTTCACACCTCCGAGCATTCAAGGTTTTGGTACCAGTTCCGGGTTTGAGGTGCAACTTCAAAGTAAAACAGGAGAAGACTGGAATTCCATCAACGATGTGAAAAATCAATTTTTGGGAGCACTGAACGCCAGACCGGAAATTCAATATGCCATTTCCCAGTTCGACCCAGGTTTCCCTCAATACGATTTGGAAATCGACCTCGAAAAAGTAAAAATGGCCGGGCTCACCGCTACGGATATTTTCAATTCGCTACAGGGCTACTTTGGAGGTATCTATGCTACCGATTTTAACAAGTTTGGTAAGCAATATCGTGTAATGATCCAGGCCAAACCAGAGGATAGAGCCAATGAAAATTCCTTGAACCACATTTTTGTAAGGAACGCCAATGGGGAATCCGTTGCCGTAAGCCAATTTGTGACCCTTAAAAAAATCTATGGCCCGGAAGTGGTACAAAGGTTTAACCTATTGAGTTCCGTAAGTATAACCGGGGTCCCAAACCCTGGATATAGTACCGGAGATGCCATTACCGCCATTGAGGAGGTTGCGGCACAAGTTCTGCCAAATTCGTACACTTACGATTATTCCGGTCTAACGCGTGAGGAAAACAATGCGGGTTCCCAGACGATACTCATTTTTATACTGAGCTTGGTGTTCGTGTATTTCTTGCTAAGTGCACAGTATGAAAGTTATATTTTGCCGCTTTCCATCCTGTTATCACTTCCTTTCGGTATCGCCGGGGCAATTCTATTCATCAACATGGCAGGTTTACAGAACAACATCTATTTCCAGATCGCATTGATCATGTTGATCGGATTATTGGCCAAGAATGCGATTTTGATCGTAGAATTCGCATTGCAGCGTAGACGGGCCGGACTATCCCTGTTCGATGCCGCCGCCGATGGTGCCCGGGCAAGGCTACGCCCCATTTTGATGACATCCTTTGCCTTCATATTTGGTCTGTTGCCCTTGGCCCTTTCGTCAGGTATCGGGGCCATCGGAAACCAATCCATCGGTGTAAGTGCCGTTGGTGGCATGTTGATAGGTACCATTTTAGGTGTTTTTGTAGTGCCTGTGCTATTTGTGGTGTTCCAGGCGTTGCAAGAGCGCATATCGGGAAAACCAGAATCCATTGAAACCAACAATGCTTAA
- a CDS encoding ceramidase — translation MTLPKFPNDSGPIYLETIQGRLPVEPFNTFSNLIFLLLIVYWGIKVYQSPKQHRFLAWVLPIIGISYIGGTVYHATRSHEFWLVLDWLPIMLLCAALVVYFIFKLVDSWWQRLIWILVLLGASFLLRILPIPSGLRISLGYVITAATILVPLIWYLIRTKGQNLGLVVTAFFVFGVAIFFRSIDLHQNLFPMGTHWLWHLLGGIAVHFLIAYIFKDNLLNLSANSVSHHD, via the coding sequence ATGACCTTACCAAAATTTCCGAATGATTCAGGACCCATTTATTTGGAAACCATACAGGGAAGGCTTCCCGTGGAACCCTTCAACACTTTTAGTAATTTGATTTTTTTGCTCTTGATCGTTTATTGGGGCATTAAAGTATATCAAAGCCCGAAACAACATCGGTTTTTGGCATGGGTTCTTCCCATTATAGGAATCAGCTATATTGGAGGCACGGTTTACCATGCCACGCGTAGCCATGAGTTTTGGCTTGTTTTGGATTGGTTGCCCATAATGCTGCTTTGTGCCGCACTGGTCGTTTATTTTATTTTTAAACTTGTGGATTCTTGGTGGCAAAGGCTCATTTGGATTCTTGTACTGCTCGGGGCTTCCTTTTTATTGCGCATTCTTCCCATACCATCGGGGTTACGAATTTCCTTGGGATATGTCATAACCGCGGCAACCATACTTGTTCCGCTAATTTGGTATTTGATAAGGACCAAGGGACAAAATTTAGGCTTGGTCGTAACAGCTTTTTTTGTTTTTGGGGTCGCTATTTTCTTTAGGAGCATAGATCTGCACCAAAACTTATTCCCTATGGGTACCCATTGGTTATGGCATCTTTTGGGTGGAATCGCAGTACATTTCCTTATTGCCTATATATTCAAGGACAATTTGCTAAATTTGTCCGCCAATAGCGTAAGCCATCATGATTGA
- a CDS encoding TetR/AcrR family transcriptional regulator, giving the protein MGDKKDILAYAIENFTKFGSKRFSMDELAKNLGISKKTLYKHFSSKEILVKESLRFYLDNIRADVDNYIIENPNEEQPLTTVIFIYRQGLITFQEINPAFLYGLHKYYPEAYKIYSQLKKDIVWDIVSPLLKRAQALGQVRKNVNVELVCTLFLSRMEETVYSQPNLFDEYSIHELLEHIIINNLRGILTLEYLQKSPLQ; this is encoded by the coding sequence TTGGGTGATAAAAAGGACATATTGGCCTATGCCATCGAGAACTTCACCAAGTTTGGAAGCAAACGCTTCTCCATGGATGAACTGGCCAAGAACCTGGGCATATCAAAAAAAACCCTGTACAAGCATTTTAGCAGCAAAGAAATACTGGTAAAGGAAAGCCTTCGGTTTTATTTGGACAATATTCGGGCCGATGTGGACAATTACATCATCGAAAACCCCAACGAGGAACAGCCCCTTACCACGGTAATATTTATTTATAGGCAAGGGTTGATCACTTTTCAAGAAATCAACCCTGCTTTTCTTTACGGCCTCCACAAATACTATCCGGAGGCATATAAAATATATTCCCAGCTAAAAAAAGACATTGTTTGGGATATTGTAAGTCCGCTTTTAAAGCGGGCACAGGCCTTGGGACAAGTAAGAAAAAATGTAAATGTCGAATTGGTCTGTACGCTGTTTTTGTCCCGCATGGAAGAGACCGTCTATTCACAACCAAATTTATTTGACGAATACAGCATTCATGAATTGTTGGAGCACATCATTATCAACAATCTAAGGGGCATACTTACATTGGAATATCTTCAAAAAAGCCCCCTTCAGTAA
- a CDS encoding GbsR/MarR family transcriptional regulator — protein MEKTKEEIIETIGLHLEQEHNLPPLAARIYTILILTDKDGLTFEGCLERLGASKSSISTSLNLLLNMDLVTYFTKSGDRRRYFTTAKKKTFFLSKLQENLKRVETEKSIITLVLNYHEKYAPQKYEEGQTRTQVYLDYANENEKILKKSIKKLESILNG, from the coding sequence GTGGAAAAAACGAAGGAAGAAATCATTGAAACCATAGGGCTGCACCTAGAGCAAGAACACAACTTGCCTCCATTGGCGGCCCGTATTTACACTATTTTGATATTAACAGATAAGGATGGGCTGACTTTCGAAGGCTGCCTTGAAAGGCTTGGTGCCAGCAAAAGCTCCATATCCACTTCTTTGAACCTATTGCTCAACATGGACTTGGTAACTTACTTTACAAAGTCCGGCGATAGAAGGAGATATTTTACCACCGCCAAGAAAAAGACGTTTTTCCTTTCCAAACTCCAGGAGAACTTGAAGCGGGTAGAGACGGAAAAAAGTATCATCACCTTGGTATTGAACTATCACGAGAAATACGCTCCCCAAAAATATGAAGAGGGCCAAACCAGGACCCAAGTGTATTTGGACTATGCCAATGAAAATGAAAAAATCCTAAAAAAGTCGATCAAAAAATTAGAATCAATTTTAAATGGGTAA
- a CDS encoding efflux RND transporter periplasmic adaptor subunit — translation MKAIKSISLLVGALMIISCGGKNQQAQGTAPQAPSLEVSTLEKQDITLYNSYSTNIQGVQNVEIWPKVSGFVQQIYVEEGQQVKKGQSLFKLETQTLSQDAKAAKAAVNVAQVEVDKLVPLVEKNIISEVQLETAKAQLEQAKSNYSSIAANIGYSNIVSPVNGYIGEIPFKVGALVSGTMAQPLTVVSDISSVRAYFSMTEKELLQMKSEMADKGTTASSENAPEVELVMINGETYPQKGKIAMVNNIINPTTGSVTLRADFDNPNRLLSSGSTGTIKVPSSHEDVFVIPQFATVDLQGTKMVFVLNDDNTVKTVPLNIVAQTNTEFVVEDGLEAGSTIVTEGVSKLKDGQTINPVKQ, via the coding sequence ATGAAAGCAATCAAATCAATCTCATTATTAGTTGGTGCCCTTATGATCATATCCTGTGGCGGAAAAAACCAGCAGGCACAAGGTACGGCACCGCAAGCTCCCAGCCTTGAGGTCAGCACCCTCGAAAAACAGGATATTACACTATACAACTCCTATTCCACCAACATCCAAGGGGTACAGAACGTAGAGATCTGGCCAAAGGTTTCTGGATTTGTACAACAGATTTATGTGGAAGAAGGACAACAGGTGAAAAAAGGACAGTCCCTTTTCAAACTGGAAACACAAACCCTGTCGCAAGATGCCAAAGCAGCCAAAGCAGCCGTTAATGTGGCCCAAGTGGAAGTGGACAAATTAGTACCGCTGGTTGAAAAAAACATCATAAGCGAAGTTCAATTGGAAACCGCAAAGGCCCAATTGGAGCAGGCAAAGAGCAATTATAGCAGTATTGCCGCAAATATTGGCTACTCCAATATCGTAAGTCCCGTTAACGGATACATTGGTGAAATCCCTTTTAAAGTTGGCGCCCTTGTAAGTGGCACCATGGCGCAGCCGCTTACGGTCGTATCGGACATTAGCAGTGTTCGGGCGTACTTTTCCATGACAGAAAAAGAGTTGCTGCAAATGAAAAGTGAGATGGCCGATAAGGGAACCACAGCTTCATCGGAAAATGCTCCCGAGGTTGAATTGGTTATGATCAATGGTGAAACGTACCCGCAAAAAGGGAAAATCGCCATGGTAAACAATATCATCAACCCCACAACGGGAAGCGTTACCCTGAGAGCGGATTTTGACAATCCGAACCGATTGTTGAGCTCCGGCAGTACCGGGACCATAAAGGTTCCTTCTTCCCATGAGGATGTTTTTGTGATTCCCCAATTTGCCACCGTTGACCTGCAAGGAACCAAAATGGTGTTTGTGCTCAATGATGACAACACCGTTAAGACCGTACCGTTGAACATTGTTGCCCAAACCAATACCGAGTTTGTCGTGGAGGACGGTTTGGAAGCCGGAAGCACCATCGTCACCGAAGGGGTGTCCAAACTAAAAGATGGTCAAACCATCAATCCGGTCAAACAATAA
- a CDS encoding efflux transporter outer membrane subunit produces the protein MKIRSIYKFTLLLVVPLLLQSCFVAKNYSRPEVGTESLYRTDNLPQDSISMADVSWKDLFNDEQLKSYIQEGLENNIDIRIALQNVVAAEAYLKQGKAGYYPTLSGTASFTRTKNSRNSQFGSFFTSALEQYELSGSLSWEADIWGKIRSNKRAFGAAYLQSVTAHQAVKTQLVANIANTYYQLMALDKQLEVSKQTLESRKNSLETTIALKEAGQVTEVAVKQTEAQVHTTEIIVIDLENNIKLLENAFSILLGEAPQEIQRGKLDDQTIDTDLSTGVPYMLLANRPDVMQAEYGLINAFELTNVAKSSLYPSLSLSASGGFQSLELDNWLDASSLFSNLVGSLTQPIFNGRQLRTQVEVAKAQQEQALLSYKQALLTAGREVSDALYTYEAETKKITARSKELEAYATAEDYSEELLDNGLANYLEVLTARQNALNSELNYVDSQYARLSAMIELYRALGGGWK, from the coding sequence ATGAAAATAAGATCCATATATAAATTCACCCTGTTGCTCGTTGTTCCCTTATTGCTACAATCCTGTTTTGTGGCAAAAAACTACTCCAGACCAGAGGTAGGGACAGAAAGCCTGTATAGAACGGACAACCTGCCACAGGACAGCATTTCCATGGCGGATGTTTCTTGGAAGGACCTATTTAACGATGAACAGTTAAAGTCCTATATTCAAGAAGGCCTGGAAAATAATATCGACATTAGGATTGCACTCCAAAATGTAGTTGCCGCAGAGGCCTATCTTAAACAAGGTAAGGCCGGTTACTATCCAACACTGTCCGGGACGGCCAGTTTTACAAGGACAAAAAACTCCCGGAACAGTCAGTTTGGTAGTTTTTTCACCAGTGCATTGGAGCAGTACGAGCTTTCTGGTTCCCTTTCTTGGGAAGCCGATATTTGGGGCAAGATCAGAAGTAACAAAAGAGCTTTTGGCGCCGCTTATTTGCAGAGTGTCACCGCCCATCAAGCCGTTAAGACCCAATTGGTGGCAAACATAGCCAACACCTACTATCAATTGATGGCGTTGGACAAACAATTGGAGGTTTCCAAACAAACCTTGGAATCCAGAAAAAATAGCTTGGAGACCACCATCGCCCTAAAAGAGGCCGGGCAGGTAACTGAAGTTGCCGTAAAACAAACGGAAGCTCAGGTGCACACAACGGAAATAATTGTGATCGACCTAGAGAACAACATCAAGCTTTTGGAAAATGCCTTTAGCATTCTGTTGGGCGAGGCACCACAGGAAATTCAACGAGGTAAATTGGACGACCAGACCATTGATACTGATTTGAGCACGGGAGTTCCTTATATGTTGCTTGCCAATCGCCCAGATGTGATGCAGGCAGAATACGGTCTCATCAACGCATTTGAATTGACCAATGTTGCCAAGAGCAGTCTATACCCTTCTTTGAGCTTGTCGGCATCCGGGGGTTTTCAGAGCTTGGAATTGGACAATTGGTTGGATGCAAGCTCGCTTTTCTCAAACTTAGTGGGGTCCCTTACGCAACCTATTTTTAACGGCAGACAATTGCGAACCCAAGTAGAAGTGGCCAAGGCCCAGCAAGAACAGGCTCTCTTGAGCTATAAACAAGCTTTGCTCACCGCCGGTAGAGAGGTCAGCGATGCCCTATATACCTATGAGGCCGAAACCAAAAAAATAACCGCCCGTTCCAAGGAGCTCGAGGCATACGCCACTGCAGAAGATTATTCCGAAGAGTTGTTGGACAACGGTTTGGCCAATTATCTGGAAGTATTGACGGCCCGGCAGAATGCACTGAATTCCGAACTTAACTATGTGGATTCGCAATACGCTCGGTTAAGCGCAATGATAGAACTGTACAGGGCCCTTGGCGGCGGCTGGAAATAA
- the pheS gene encoding phenylalanine--tRNA ligase subunit alpha: MIDTIKDHIAEVEKFTSTSIEEIEAFRIKYLGKKGLLNGFFAEFKNVPNEQKKEFGKVVNQLKTVATDKVNQLKEALENQTEAAGKYGDLTRPGEPVEIGARHPISIVKNQIIDIFSRIGFNVSEGPEIEDDWHNFTALNLPEYHPARDMQDTFFIQTDPDILLRTHTSSVQVRYMEANKPPIRTISPGRVYRNEAISARSHCFFHQVEGLYVDKNVSFADLKQTLQYFTSEMFGKSKIRLRPSYFPFTEPSAEVDVYWGLETETDYRMTKGTGWLEIMGCGMVDPNVLKNCGIDPEVYSGFAFGMGIDRIALLLHQISDIRLLSENDVRFLEQFKSAL, encoded by the coding sequence ATGATTGATACCATAAAGGACCACATTGCAGAAGTTGAAAAGTTCACTTCCACCTCGATTGAAGAAATTGAAGCATTCCGAATCAAATATTTGGGAAAAAAAGGGCTTTTGAACGGTTTCTTTGCTGAATTTAAAAATGTGCCGAACGAGCAGAAAAAGGAATTCGGCAAGGTTGTGAACCAATTGAAGACAGTAGCCACCGACAAGGTCAACCAGCTTAAGGAGGCGTTGGAAAACCAGACAGAGGCTGCTGGCAAGTATGGCGATCTTACCCGACCTGGCGAACCTGTTGAAATCGGTGCCCGTCATCCCATCAGCATTGTAAAGAATCAGATCATCGATATTTTTTCTAGAATTGGTTTCAATGTTTCCGAAGGTCCCGAGATAGAGGACGATTGGCACAACTTTACAGCTTTGAACCTTCCCGAATATCATCCGGCCAGGGATATGCAGGACACCTTTTTTATTCAAACAGATCCGGATATTTTGTTGCGCACCCATACCTCATCGGTACAGGTACGGTATATGGAGGCCAACAAACCGCCCATTAGAACCATTTCCCCTGGAAGGGTTTATAGAAACGAGGCCATTTCTGCCCGTTCGCATTGCTTTTTCCATCAAGTGGAAGGCCTGTATGTGGACAAGAACGTATCCTTCGCGGATTTGAAACAGACCTTGCAATATTTTACGTCTGAAATGTTCGGCAAGTCAAAAATTAGACTGCGCCCATCGTACTTTCCGTTTACGGAGCCTAGTGCGGAAGTGGATGTGTACTGGGGCCTTGAAACCGAAACCGATTACCGTATGACCAAGGGTACCGGTTGGCTGGAAATTATGGGCTGCGGCATGGTAGACCCCAACGTACTGAAGAATTGCGGCATAGACCCCGAAGTATATTCCGGTTTTGCCTTTGGTATGGGCATAGACCGTATTGCATTGCTGCTTCACCAAATTTCCGATATTCGCCTACTCAGCGAAAATGATGTGCGTTTCTTGGAACAGTTCAAAAGCGCGTTATAA
- a CDS encoding carbonic anhydrase family protein — protein MKAHTKETQATMSPKKALRFLKEGNERFQQNLKANRNLLEQVNDTKDGQFPFATILSCIDSRVSAELVFDQGLGDIFSVRIAGNFINQDILGSMEFACKLAGTKAIVVLGHTSCGAVKGACDHARMGNLTSLINKIEPAVYAVKEPKDESLRNSKNLDFVDAVSVKNVEMALENIRNQSVILKEMEEKGEIAIVGAMYDISDGKVTFL, from the coding sequence ATGAAAGCACATACAAAAGAAACACAAGCGACAATGTCGCCAAAAAAAGCCCTTCGGTTTTTGAAGGAGGGCAACGAAAGATTCCAACAAAATCTAAAAGCTAACAGAAATCTTTTAGAGCAAGTCAACGACACCAAAGATGGCCAATTTCCCTTTGCCACGATCTTAAGTTGTATCGATTCCAGAGTATCGGCCGAGTTGGTTTTTGACCAAGGACTTGGGGATATTTTTAGCGTTAGGATCGCAGGTAATTTTATCAACCAGGATATTTTGGGCAGTATGGAATTTGCATGTAAGTTGGCAGGGACCAAGGCCATTGTAGTTCTTGGGCACACCAGTTGCGGTGCCGTTAAGGGGGCATGCGACCATGCTAGAATGGGTAATTTAACCAGTTTGATCAATAAAATCGAGCCTGCGGTCTATGCAGTAAAAGAGCCCAAGGACGAATCGCTCAGAAATTCGAAGAACTTGGATTTTGTGGATGCAGTGTCCGTGAAAAATGTGGAAATGGCTTTGGAAAATATCCGAAACCAAAGCGTTATCCTCAAAGAAATGGAAGAGAAGGGAGAAATTGCCATTGTGGGCGCCATGTACGATATCTCGGATGGCAAGGTTACCTTCCTTTAG